Proteins found in one Amycolatopsis umgeniensis genomic segment:
- a CDS encoding glutamine synthetase family protein, which produces MVNREALTARATALTGDLRARGVELVALTFVDNAGIARVKAVPLRKLPSAAAWGVGASNCFDFFGSDDDIAGGEYSLGPVGDLRLHPDLDALTVLAGQPGWAWAPVTRLDQEGQTHPQDSRALLETAVGKLAARGHRALMSFELEWVVTSADTPDDQTSATAGPAYGYARLSERADYLRALVSTLDQQGAGVEQIHPEYVDGQFELSVAAADPVRAADIAVLTKETIRALSHRHGLKASFTPKFTPAGVGNGGHVHLSVWEGARNLFSGGEGIFGLTPVAESFGAGILRRLPALLAIGAPSVVSYLRLEPHHWAGVYTAWGLENRETPLRLVRGVAGNRDSAANLEVKCFDLTANPYLLAAALLFAGMAGADEEAALPEPVDVDPGSLTEAERAARGIERLPVTLEDSVAAFEADKDLTAAFGAPLATTIVDVRRAEIERFANASPEEITEAQRWRH; this is translated from the coding sequence ATGGTGAACCGGGAAGCACTGACCGCCCGCGCGACCGCCCTCACCGGGGATCTCCGGGCACGGGGTGTCGAACTCGTGGCGCTGACCTTCGTGGACAACGCCGGGATAGCGCGGGTCAAGGCGGTGCCCCTGCGCAAACTGCCGTCCGCGGCCGCGTGGGGCGTCGGTGCTTCGAATTGTTTCGACTTCTTCGGTTCCGACGACGACATCGCCGGCGGCGAGTATTCGCTCGGACCGGTCGGCGACCTGCGGCTGCATCCGGATCTCGACGCGCTGACCGTGCTCGCCGGGCAACCCGGCTGGGCGTGGGCGCCGGTGACGAGGCTCGACCAGGAAGGCCAGACGCATCCGCAGGACTCGCGCGCCCTCCTCGAGACCGCGGTCGGCAAGCTCGCGGCACGCGGTCACCGCGCACTGATGAGTTTCGAACTCGAATGGGTGGTCACCAGTGCCGACACCCCGGACGACCAGACGTCGGCCACCGCCGGCCCGGCCTACGGGTACGCGCGGCTTTCCGAGCGTGCGGACTATCTCCGCGCGCTGGTGTCCACTTTGGACCAACAGGGCGCCGGGGTGGAACAGATCCATCCCGAGTACGTAGACGGCCAGTTCGAACTGTCCGTCGCCGCGGCCGACCCGGTGCGCGCGGCCGACATCGCCGTCCTGACCAAGGAGACGATCCGCGCGCTCAGCCACCGGCACGGGCTGAAGGCGTCCTTCACCCCGAAGTTCACGCCCGCCGGTGTCGGCAACGGCGGGCACGTGCACCTGAGCGTCTGGGAGGGCGCACGAAACCTTTTCTCCGGCGGGGAAGGGATTTTCGGGCTGACGCCGGTCGCGGAATCGTTCGGCGCGGGCATCCTGCGGCGGCTTCCCGCGCTGCTCGCGATCGGGGCGCCGTCGGTCGTCAGCTACCTGAGGCTGGAGCCGCACCATTGGGCGGGGGTGTACACCGCGTGGGGGCTGGAGAACCGGGAGACACCCCTGAGGCTGGTGCGCGGGGTCGCCGGGAACCGGGACTCGGCGGCGAACCTCGAGGTCAAATGCTTCGACCTGACGGCGAATCCGTACCTGCTGGCGGCCGCCCTGCTGTTCGCCGGGATGGCCGGTGCCGACGAGGAGGCGGCACTGCCGGAGCCGGTGGACGTCGATCCGGGGTCGCTGACCGAGGCCGAACGCGCCGCGCGCGGGATCGAGCGGCTGCCGGTGACACTGGAGGACTCCGTCGCGGCTTTCGAAGCGGACAAGGACCTGACGGCCGCTTTCGGCGCGCCGCTGGCCACCACGATCGTGGACGTCCGGAGGGCGGAGATCGAGCGGTTCGCGAACGCGAGCCCGGAGGAGATCACCGAAGCGCAGCGGTGGCGGCACTGA
- the trpA gene encoding tryptophan synthase subunit alpha, whose amino-acid sequence MSGLDKVFAKTRAEGRGALIGYLPAGFPTVDGSKDLLAAVVDGGADLVEVGVPYSDPVMDGPTIQAASVSALSGGFKLKHLFEVVESVSSRGGKAVVMTYWNPVHRYGVDRFARDLAAAGGLGMITPDLIPDEADEWMAASEQHGLDRIFLVAPSSSEERIAKTVAASSGFVYATAVMGVTGARDQVGVHAEDLVERTRAHTELPIGVGLGVRSGAQAAQVAGFADGVIVGSALVTAAASGLDAVRELSAELSAGVRKAVAPA is encoded by the coding sequence ATGAGCGGGCTTGACAAGGTTTTCGCGAAGACTCGCGCCGAGGGCCGCGGAGCACTGATCGGGTACCTGCCCGCCGGATTCCCCACGGTCGACGGGTCGAAGGACCTGCTGGCCGCGGTGGTCGACGGCGGCGCCGACCTGGTCGAGGTAGGCGTGCCCTACTCGGACCCGGTGATGGACGGTCCCACCATCCAGGCCGCGTCGGTGAGCGCGCTTTCCGGCGGTTTCAAGCTCAAGCACCTGTTCGAGGTCGTCGAGTCGGTGTCTTCGCGCGGCGGCAAGGCCGTCGTGATGACGTACTGGAACCCGGTGCACCGCTACGGCGTCGACCGCTTCGCGCGGGACCTCGCCGCCGCGGGCGGGCTCGGGATGATCACCCCGGACCTGATCCCGGACGAGGCCGACGAGTGGATGGCCGCCTCCGAGCAGCACGGTCTGGACCGGATCTTCCTGGTCGCGCCGTCCTCCTCGGAAGAGCGGATCGCGAAGACCGTCGCGGCCTCTTCGGGCTTCGTGTACGCCACCGCGGTGATGGGCGTGACCGGCGCCCGTGACCAGGTCGGCGTGCACGCCGAGGATCTGGTCGAGCGGACTCGCGCGCATACGGAGCTGCCGATCGGTGTCGGCCTCGGTGTCCGGTCCGGTGCTCAGGCGGCACAGGTCGCCGGGTTCGCGGACGGTGTCATCGTCGGGTCGGCGCTGGTGACGGCCGCGGCGAGCGGGCTCGACGCGGTGCGCGAGCTCTCGGCCGAGCTGTCCGCCGGGGTGCGGAAGGCCGTCGCCCCCGCCTGA
- the trpB gene encoding tryptophan synthase subunit beta yields MPEAFPMTTEYTETPHGEHDPDERGYYGPYGGRFMPEALIGVVDEVAAEYDKARTDPEFVNEFRRLLRDYAGRPSLLTEAKRFGEHAGGARVFLKREDLNHTGSHKINNVLGQALLTKRMGKKRVIAETGAGQHGVATATACALLDLECIVYMGEVDTERQALNVARMKLLGAEVVPVKTGSRTLKDAINEALRDWVTNADTTHYLFGTAAGPYPFPMMVRNFHKIIGEEARVQILEQAGRLPDAVAACVGGGSNAIGIFHGFIDDPEVRLVGLEPGGEGVEGNRHGATLTKGTPGNLHGAMTYLLQDEDGQTVESHSISAGLDYPGVGPEHSWLKDSGRAEYRPVTDAEAMDAFKLLSRTEGIIPAIESAHALAGALVLGRELGPDGLIIVNLSGRGDKDMDTAAKYFGLVENE; encoded by the coding sequence GTGCCCGAGGCCTTCCCGATGACCACCGAGTACACCGAAACACCGCACGGCGAGCACGACCCGGACGAGCGGGGCTACTACGGCCCGTACGGCGGCCGGTTCATGCCCGAGGCGCTGATCGGCGTCGTCGACGAGGTCGCGGCCGAGTACGACAAGGCCAGGACCGACCCGGAGTTCGTCAACGAGTTCCGGCGCCTGCTGCGCGACTACGCCGGACGTCCGTCGCTGCTCACCGAGGCCAAGCGCTTCGGTGAGCACGCCGGCGGCGCCCGGGTCTTCCTCAAACGCGAGGATCTGAACCACACCGGTTCACACAAGATCAACAACGTGCTGGGCCAGGCACTGCTCACCAAGCGGATGGGCAAGAAGCGGGTCATCGCCGAGACCGGGGCCGGGCAGCACGGCGTGGCCACCGCCACCGCCTGCGCGCTGCTCGATCTGGAATGCATCGTCTACATGGGCGAGGTCGACACCGAGCGGCAGGCGCTGAACGTCGCCCGCATGAAGCTGCTCGGCGCCGAGGTCGTCCCGGTGAAGACCGGTTCGCGCACGCTCAAGGACGCGATCAACGAGGCGCTGCGCGACTGGGTCACCAACGCCGACACCACGCACTACCTGTTCGGAACGGCGGCGGGTCCGTACCCGTTCCCGATGATGGTGCGGAACTTCCACAAGATCATCGGTGAGGAGGCCCGCGTCCAGATCCTGGAGCAGGCGGGCCGCCTGCCGGACGCCGTCGCGGCCTGCGTCGGCGGCGGGTCGAACGCGATCGGGATCTTCCACGGCTTCATCGACGACCCCGAGGTCCGCCTGGTCGGTCTCGAGCCGGGCGGCGAAGGCGTCGAGGGCAACCGCCACGGCGCCACGCTGACCAAGGGCACCCCTGGCAACCTGCACGGCGCGATGACGTACCTGCTGCAGGACGAGGACGGCCAGACCGTCGAATCGCACTCGATCTCGGCAGGCCTGGACTACCCGGGTGTCGGCCCCGAGCACTCGTGGCTCAAGGACAGTGGCCGCGCCGAGTACCGGCCGGTGACCGACGCCGAGGCGATGGACGCGTTCAAGCTGCTTTCGCGGACCGAGGGCATCATCCCGGCGATCGAGTCGGCGCACGCGCTCGCGGGCGCGCTGGTGCTGGGCCGCGAACTCGGCCCCGACGGGCTGATCATCGTGAACCTGTCCGGTCGCGGCGACAAGGACATGGACACGGCCGCGAAGTACTTCGGCCTGGTGGAGAACGAATGA
- the trpC gene encoding indole-3-glycerol phosphate synthase TrpC produces the protein MSVLEDIVAGVRADLAEREAVLPFDELKKRATQVAPPRDVLAALRESGIGVIAEVKRRSPSKGELAEIADPAALAKDYADGGARVISVLTEQRRFGGSLADLDAVRAAVDIPVLRKDFIVSPYQVHEARLHGADMVLLIVAALEQNALIALLDRVESLGMTALVEIHNAEEADKALEAGAKVIGVNARNLHTLEVDRDVFSRLAPGLPMDVFKIAESGVRGPGDLMSYAGHGADAVLVGEGLVASGDPKGALVKLVTAGSHPACPRPSR, from the coding sequence GTGAGCGTGCTCGAAGACATCGTCGCCGGCGTCCGCGCCGATCTCGCCGAGCGCGAGGCGGTTCTGCCGTTCGACGAACTGAAGAAGCGTGCGACCCAGGTCGCACCTCCCCGTGACGTGCTGGCCGCCCTGCGCGAGTCCGGTATCGGCGTCATCGCCGAGGTGAAGCGGCGCAGCCCGTCCAAGGGTGAGCTGGCCGAGATCGCGGATCCGGCCGCGCTGGCGAAGGACTACGCCGACGGCGGCGCCCGGGTGATCAGCGTGCTGACCGAGCAGCGGCGGTTCGGCGGTTCGCTCGCCGACCTCGACGCGGTCCGCGCGGCTGTCGACATCCCGGTGCTGCGCAAGGACTTCATCGTCAGCCCGTACCAGGTCCACGAGGCGAGGCTGCACGGCGCGGACATGGTCCTGCTGATCGTGGCGGCGCTGGAGCAGAACGCCCTGATCGCGTTGCTGGACCGCGTCGAATCCCTCGGGATGACGGCGCTGGTCGAGATCCACAACGCCGAAGAGGCCGACAAGGCCCTCGAAGCGGGTGCGAAGGTGATCGGCGTCAACGCCCGCAACCTGCACACGCTCGAGGTCGATCGGGACGTCTTCTCGCGGCTGGCCCCCGGCCTGCCGATGGACGTCTTCAAGATCGCCGAGTCCGGTGTCCGCGGTCCCGGCGACCTGATGTCCTACGCGGGCCACGGCGCCGACGCCGTCCTCGTGGGCGAAGGGCTCGTCGCTTCCGGAGACCCGAAGGGCGCGCTGGTCAAGCTGGTCACCGCCGGTTCGCACCCCGCGTGCCCGAGGCCTTCCCGATGA
- a CDS encoding Trp biosynthesis-associated membrane protein encodes MSDAPPAKKAKRPLWIAVVGLLLGAIALWAASQLVWFAEFRDGGVRGTVLYTETGSQRAVALIPLALLALAGTAGLIATGGWPRRVLGVVLAVSGVAAVWIGVAGGSFSGFADGLPVAQMVGARALAILGGILVTAGGLAAIKGAGRMPRLGAKYSAPGAKKRAAKDPETELWEALSEGEDPTATR; translated from the coding sequence GTGTCTGACGCCCCGCCCGCCAAGAAGGCCAAGCGTCCACTGTGGATCGCCGTGGTGGGCCTGCTGCTGGGCGCGATCGCGCTGTGGGCGGCCTCGCAGCTCGTGTGGTTCGCGGAGTTCCGCGACGGTGGCGTACGCGGCACCGTGCTGTACACGGAAACCGGTTCACAGCGTGCGGTTGCGCTGATTCCGCTCGCGCTGCTGGCGCTCGCGGGCACGGCGGGCCTGATCGCCACCGGCGGCTGGCCACGCCGGGTGCTCGGCGTGGTACTCGCCGTGTCCGGTGTCGCGGCGGTGTGGATCGGCGTGGCGGGCGGCTCGTTCAGCGGGTTCGCCGACGGGCTGCCCGTCGCCCAGATGGTGGGAGCCCGCGCACTGGCGATCCTCGGGGGAATTCTCGTGACCGCGGGCGGGTTGGCAGCCATCAAGGGCGCGGGCCGGATGCCACGCCTCGGCGCGAAGTACTCGGCGCCGGGGGCGAAGAAGCGGGCCGCGAAGGATCCGGAGACCGAGCTGTGGGAGGCGCTGTCCGAAGGCGAAGATCCCACCGCGACCCGGTGA
- a CDS encoding anthranilate synthase component I, translated as MVSAAHASPSGLGSVSPSREDFRALAEGRRVIPVVRRVLADGETPIGVYRKLAADRPGTFLFESAENGASWSRWSFIGVDSPAALTVRDGRAVWTGTPPVGLPTEGDPLTVLRETVAALHTEQLPGMPPLTGGMVGYIGYDAVRWLERLPELAERDLDIPELTMLLATDLAAFDHHEGTVTLIANAVNWDDSAERVDAAYDDAVARLNAMTKQLHVAAPATAAVFDRPAPEFTRRRSKPDFHAAVEKAVEAIKAGEAFQIVPSQRFEIETQADALDVYRVLRTSNPSPYMYLLRLDGFDIVGSSPESLVTVRDGRATTHPIAGTRWRGADPEEDAQLAKDLLADEKERAEHLMLVDLGRNDLGKVCKPGTVRVVDFFDVERYSHVMHIVSTVTGELLDDKTAFDAVAACFPAGTLSGAPKVRAMQLIEELEPTRRALYGGVVGYLDFAGDADTAIAIRTALMKDGTAYVQAGGGVVADSVADYEDNESLNKARTVLSAVAAAQTMIAANELDPAGDGARV; from the coding sequence ATGGTCAGCGCCGCACACGCCAGCCCGTCCGGGCTCGGCTCGGTCAGCCCTTCGCGCGAGGATTTCCGCGCGCTCGCCGAGGGCCGTCGCGTCATCCCCGTCGTCCGTCGCGTGCTCGCCGACGGTGAGACCCCCATCGGGGTCTACCGCAAGCTCGCCGCCGACCGGCCGGGCACGTTCCTGTTCGAATCGGCGGAGAACGGCGCTTCCTGGAGCCGATGGTCGTTCATCGGCGTCGACAGTCCCGCCGCGCTGACCGTGCGTGACGGCCGGGCCGTCTGGACCGGCACCCCGCCGGTCGGCCTGCCGACCGAGGGCGACCCGCTCACCGTGCTGCGCGAGACCGTCGCCGCGCTCCACACCGAACAGCTGCCCGGGATGCCGCCGCTCACCGGCGGGATGGTCGGCTACATCGGCTACGACGCCGTCCGCTGGCTCGAACGGCTCCCCGAGCTCGCCGAGCGTGACCTCGACATCCCCGAGCTCACCATGCTCCTGGCGACCGACCTCGCCGCCTTCGACCACCACGAGGGCACGGTCACGCTGATCGCCAACGCGGTCAACTGGGACGACTCGGCCGAGCGGGTCGACGCCGCGTACGACGACGCCGTCGCGCGTCTCAACGCGATGACCAAGCAGCTGCACGTCGCGGCCCCGGCCACGGCCGCCGTCTTCGACCGGCCCGCGCCCGAATTCACCCGCCGCCGCTCCAAGCCGGACTTCCACGCCGCCGTCGAGAAGGCCGTCGAGGCGATCAAGGCGGGCGAAGCGTTCCAGATCGTGCCGTCGCAGCGGTTCGAGATCGAGACCCAGGCCGACGCGCTGGACGTCTACCGCGTGCTGCGCACGTCCAATCCGAGCCCGTACATGTACCTGCTGCGCCTGGACGGGTTCGACATCGTCGGGTCCAGCCCGGAGTCGCTGGTCACCGTCCGGGACGGCCGCGCGACCACGCATCCGATCGCGGGCACCCGCTGGCGCGGCGCCGATCCGGAAGAGGACGCGCAGCTGGCCAAGGACCTGCTCGCGGACGAGAAGGAACGCGCCGAGCACCTGATGCTCGTCGACCTCGGCCGCAACGACCTCGGCAAGGTCTGCAAGCCCGGTACCGTGCGCGTCGTCGACTTCTTCGACGTCGAGCGCTACAGCCACGTCATGCACATCGTCTCCACGGTCACCGGCGAACTCCTCGACGACAAGACGGCCTTCGACGCGGTCGCCGCCTGCTTCCCGGCGGGCACCCTCTCGGGCGCGCCGAAGGTCCGCGCGATGCAGCTGATCGAGGAGCTGGAGCCGACCCGCAGGGCGCTCTACGGCGGTGTCGTCGGTTACCTCGACTTCGCCGGCGACGCCGACACCGCGATCGCCATCCGCACCGCGCTGATGAAGGACGGCACCGCCTATGTCCAGGCGGGCGGGGGAGTCGTCGCGGACTCGGTCGCCGACTACGAGGACAACGAGTCGCTCAACAAGGCCCGCACGGTGCTTTCCGCCGTCGCGGCCGCCCAGACGATGATCGCGGCGAACGAGCTCGACCCGGCGGGTGACGGCGCTCGTGTCTGA
- a CDS encoding TetR family transcriptional regulator, with product MAVEDTTARRRGRRPGGQDTRVALIEAARAVFGESGFDGATVRAIATRAGVDAAMVNHWFGSKEGLFAQAVLKLPFDPHELLAELTNGPDEEFGRRIVRTFLTRWDGAGGEVFQALVRSVAGHEQAALVLRSFFQNFFTKIIAGLGSDRVELRTSLCASQLVGMGLVRYVAKFEPMATSEIEPLVTAIAPTVQRYLTGNID from the coding sequence ATGGCTGTTGAAGACACTACCGCGCGCCGCCGGGGGCGACGGCCCGGCGGACAGGACACCCGCGTCGCGCTGATCGAAGCGGCCCGCGCGGTGTTCGGCGAGAGCGGCTTCGACGGCGCGACGGTGCGCGCGATCGCGACCCGCGCCGGGGTCGACGCGGCGATGGTCAACCACTGGTTCGGCAGCAAGGAGGGGCTGTTCGCCCAAGCCGTGCTGAAACTGCCGTTCGACCCGCACGAACTGCTCGCCGAACTGACGAACGGACCCGACGAGGAGTTCGGCCGCCGGATCGTGCGGACCTTCCTCACCCGCTGGGACGGCGCGGGCGGCGAGGTGTTCCAGGCACTCGTCCGCAGCGTCGCCGGGCACGAGCAGGCCGCGCTGGTGCTGCGCAGCTTCTTCCAGAACTTCTTCACGAAGATCATCGCCGGACTGGGCTCGGACCGCGTCGAACTGCGGACGTCGCTGTGCGCTTCGCAACTGGTCGGGATGGGGCTGGTGCGGTACGTCGCGAAGTTCGAACCCATGGCGACGAGCGAGATCGAGCCTTTGGTGACCGCGATCGCACCGACGGTGCAGCGCTACCTGACCGGGAACATCGACTGA
- a CDS encoding DUF3592 domain-containing protein, translating to MGLGRGRDGAADRDRSRRRRADGIVLWSSTSDGPETPDAEEGAAPREPFAMLRAAAARAASGAPASTDPVIAKLPLLGLRAAAFSLLWITLLVALGFGLGAVRQPSADLLVTGIRVEGTVEMLYENRKGKNRTITVDYHVGSEPWTAEIRRDSEREYAVGDKVTVFYAPGNPERVRTLEEENISEFRQGLLIVPGFFVFAGIPLCLVAAAAWWNRYRSVLKTGWREATATVKPGRVFPEIALNLGRDGIMLLRARRSLRSASRFKGLRNVPVLVGGTGQRMVVVFPRGRWFKERLYPVPVEEVRPEPAL from the coding sequence ATGGGACTGGGGCGGGGAAGAGACGGAGCAGCGGATCGCGATCGGTCGAGACGCCGGCGGGCCGACGGTATCGTGCTGTGGTCGTCCACATCGGACGGACCGGAAACGCCGGACGCCGAAGAGGGCGCCGCACCGCGAGAGCCGTTCGCGATGCTGCGGGCGGCGGCGGCACGCGCGGCGTCGGGCGCACCGGCCTCGACCGACCCCGTGATCGCGAAGCTGCCGCTTCTCGGTTTGCGCGCGGCGGCCTTCTCCCTGCTCTGGATCACTCTTCTCGTCGCCTTGGGGTTCGGGCTCGGCGCGGTCCGGCAGCCGTCGGCGGATCTGCTGGTGACCGGGATCCGGGTCGAGGGCACGGTGGAAATGCTCTACGAGAACAGGAAAGGGAAGAACCGCACCATCACGGTCGACTACCACGTCGGCTCGGAGCCGTGGACGGCCGAAATCCGCCGGGATTCGGAGCGTGAGTACGCGGTGGGGGACAAGGTGACCGTGTTCTACGCCCCCGGCAACCCCGAGCGGGTCCGGACGCTCGAGGAGGAGAACATCAGCGAGTTCCGTCAGGGCTTGCTGATCGTTCCGGGATTCTTCGTCTTCGCCGGTATCCCGCTGTGCCTGGTCGCCGCGGCGGCGTGGTGGAACCGGTACCGCTCCGTCCTGAAGACCGGGTGGCGCGAGGCCACGGCGACGGTGAAACCCGGCCGGGTGTTCCCCGAGATCGCCCTGAACCTCGGTCGTGACGGCATCATGCTGCTTCGCGCCCGTCGTTCGCTGAGGAGCGCCTCCCGGTTCAAGGGACTCAGGAACGTTCCTGTCCTCGTCGGCGGGACGGGACAGCGCATGGTCGTGGTCTTTCCCCGCGGCCGGTGGTTCAAGGAAAGGCTCTATCCGGTCCCTGTCGAGGAGGTCCGGCCGGAGCCCGCGCTCTGA
- a CDS encoding DUF1304 family protein has product MNVVANVLVGIVALIHLYIVVLEMFLWTTPRARAAFGTSEEFAKESAPLAANQGLYNGFLAAALIWGLIATGSTAWQFKIFGLACVIVAGLYGTVTASKRIFFVQVVPGTLALIAVLLAG; this is encoded by the coding sequence GTGAATGTCGTCGCCAACGTCCTGGTCGGCATCGTCGCCCTGATCCACCTGTACATCGTCGTGCTCGAGATGTTCCTGTGGACCACCCCGCGCGCCCGCGCCGCCTTCGGCACCAGCGAGGAATTCGCGAAGGAGAGCGCGCCGCTCGCGGCGAATCAGGGGCTGTACAACGGTTTCCTCGCCGCCGCGCTGATCTGGGGGCTGATCGCGACCGGCAGCACGGCGTGGCAGTTCAAGATCTTCGGCCTCGCCTGCGTGATCGTGGCCGGGCTCTACGGGACGGTGACGGCGAGCAAGCGGATCTTCTTCGTGCAGGTGGTGCCGGGAACGCTGGCGTTGATCGCGGTGCTGCTCGCGGGCTGA
- the hisI gene encoding phosphoribosyl-AMP cyclohydrolase: MTLDPALSDRLKRNADGLIAAVVVEHSTSDVLMMAWMNDEALERTLTTRRGTYYSRSRKELWVKGETSGHVQHVREMRIDCDGDTVLLRVDQTGPACHTGTHTCFDTDERLLLADESEKTP, encoded by the coding sequence ATGACGCTTGATCCCGCCCTCTCGGATCGCTTGAAACGCAACGCCGACGGGCTGATCGCCGCCGTCGTCGTCGAACACTCCACCTCGGACGTCCTGATGATGGCGTGGATGAACGACGAGGCGCTCGAGCGCACCCTCACCACCCGGCGCGGGACCTACTATTCGCGCAGCCGCAAGGAACTGTGGGTCAAGGGCGAGACTTCCGGCCACGTCCAGCACGTGCGCGAGATGCGGATCGACTGCGACGGCGATACCGTCCTGCTGCGCGTCGACCAGACCGGTCCGGCCTGTCACACCGGCACGCACACCTGTTTCGACACCGACGAACGGCTGCTGCTGGCCGACGAGAGCGAGAAGACCCCGTGA
- the hisF gene encoding imidazole glycerol phosphate synthase subunit HisF → MSVAVRVIPCLDVDAGRVVKGVNFADLRDAGDPVELARLYDAEGADELTFLDVTASSGDRETTFDVVRRTAEQVFIPLTVGGGVRTNDDVNRLLRTGADKVSINTAAIARPEFLREASRRFGAQCVVLSVDARRVPEGTEPTPSGFEVTTHGGRRGTGIDAVEWAARGEELGVGEILLNSMDADGTKNGFDLELLTKVRRAVRVPVIASGGAGALEHFLPAVEAGADAVLAASVFHFGQLKIGEVKGALRAGGVVVR, encoded by the coding sequence ATGTCAGTCGCAGTCAGGGTCATCCCGTGTCTCGACGTCGACGCGGGCCGAGTGGTGAAGGGCGTCAACTTCGCCGACCTGCGCGACGCCGGCGACCCCGTCGAGCTCGCCCGCCTGTACGACGCCGAGGGCGCGGACGAGCTCACGTTCCTCGACGTCACGGCTTCCTCCGGGGACCGCGAGACCACCTTCGACGTCGTCCGCCGGACAGCGGAGCAGGTGTTCATCCCGCTCACCGTCGGTGGCGGCGTACGCACGAACGACGACGTCAACCGGCTGCTGCGCACCGGCGCGGACAAGGTGAGCATCAACACCGCGGCCATCGCGCGCCCGGAGTTCCTGCGCGAGGCGTCCCGCCGGTTCGGCGCGCAGTGCGTCGTGCTGTCGGTGGACGCCCGGCGTGTCCCCGAGGGGACCGAACCGACGCCGTCCGGCTTCGAGGTGACCACGCACGGCGGACGCCGCGGCACCGGCATCGACGCCGTCGAGTGGGCCGCGCGCGGTGAAGAACTCGGCGTCGGCGAGATCCTGCTCAACTCGATGGACGCCGACGGCACCAAGAACGGCTTCGATCTCGAACTCCTGACCAAGGTGCGCCGGGCGGTCCGCGTCCCGGTGATCGCCAGCGGTGGCGCCGGCGCGCTCGAGCACTTCCTGCCCGCCGTCGAGGCGGGCGCGGACGCGGTGCTCGCGGCCAGCGTGTTCCACTTCGGACAGTTGAAGATCGGCGAGGTCAAGGGCGCCCTGCGCGCCGGGGGAGTCGTGGTCCGGTGA
- a CDS encoding TetR family transcriptional regulator, producing the protein MGTSVVKGVLSSRNGVRGIAADAGVNAALLHHFFGTKQRLFAAAMNLPVDPGELVPRILEGPEDEIGERLVRAFLGLWQAPEGRAPFLAMIRSATTNEQVATMMRQFLERAVLARVAEARGVPKVRVAGIAAQMVGFALLRYVIGLPPLVAASEDEVVAMLAPVAQYYLTDGVHRPDTPRG; encoded by the coding sequence ATGGGGACAAGCGTAGTCAAGGGCGTTCTAAGCTCGCGGAATGGCGTCCGCGGCATCGCGGCCGACGCCGGGGTCAACGCCGCGTTGCTGCACCACTTCTTCGGCACCAAGCAGCGGCTTTTCGCCGCGGCGATGAACCTGCCCGTCGACCCCGGCGAGCTGGTCCCCCGGATCCTCGAAGGCCCCGAAGACGAGATCGGCGAGCGGCTCGTCCGGGCGTTCCTCGGTCTCTGGCAGGCGCCGGAGGGCCGCGCGCCGTTCCTGGCCATGATCCGGTCCGCGACCACCAACGAGCAGGTCGCGACCATGATGCGGCAGTTCCTGGAACGGGCGGTGCTGGCACGGGTCGCCGAGGCTCGCGGCGTGCCGAAGGTCCGGGTGGCCGGGATCGCCGCGCAGATGGTCGGGTTCGCGCTGCTGCGGTACGTCATCGGCCTCCCGCCGCTGGTCGCCGCCTCGGAGGACGAGGTCGTCGCGATGCTGGCGCCCGTCGCGCAGTACTACCTGACCGACGGCGTTCACCGGCCGGACACCCCGCGCGGCTAG